A single Lolium perenne isolate Kyuss_39 chromosome 6, Kyuss_2.0, whole genome shotgun sequence DNA region contains:
- the LOC127309512 gene encoding bisdemethoxycurcumin synthase-like: protein MALLGNLAASPAATVIRQMRQAQRADGPASVLAIGTANPANCVRQDEYADYYFRVTNTEHLTKLKSKLNRICGRSAINKRYFQHTEELLQRHPEFIDRTLPSLDARMDIAATAVPELAAAAARKAIAEWGRPAADITHLVVTTYSGAHMPGADLRLATLLGLDPSVRRTMLYLNGCSSGSAALRVAKDIAENNRGARVLVACAELTLILFRAPDEAHVDTLIMQALFGDGAGAVIVGAEPDGTAESPVFEMVAASQSVIPESDLSAAGRLREDGLVFNPSFEMPALIRENIERSMADALGPLGLSGCWNDLFWAVHPGGRAILDSVEAGLRLEPKKLAASRHVLNEYGNMSGPTVIFVLDEIRRRRDEQALGCHSLGVLVGLGPGVTVETMVLHANGS, encoded by the exons ATGGCACTGCTTGGAAACCTAGCTGCAAGCCCCGCGGCCACTGTCATCCGCCAGATGCGTCAGGCGCAGCGCGCCGACGGGCCAGCGTCCGTGCTGGCTATCGGAACGGCGAACCCAGCCAACTGCGTGCGGCAGGACGAGTACGCGGACTACTACTTCCGCGTCACCAACACAGagcacctaaccaagctcaaatccaAGCTCAACAGAATCT GCGGCAGATCGGCCATCAATAAGCGCTACTTCCAGCACACCGAGGAGCTGCTGCAACGCCACCCGGAGTTCATCGACCGGACGTTGCCATCCCTGGACGCGCGGATGGACATCGCGGCCACCGCCGTGCCGGAGCTCGCGGCCGCGGCCGCGCGCAAGGCCATCGCAGAGTGGGGGCGCCCGGCCGCCGACATCACCCACCTCGTCGTCACCACCTACTCCGGCGCCCACATGCCCGGCGCCGACCTCCGCCTGGCCACCCTCCTCGGCCTCGACCCGTCCGTCCGCCGCACTATGCTCTACCTCAACGGCTGCTCCAGCGGGTCAGCGGCGCTGCGCGTTGCCAAGGACATCGCCGAGAACAACCGCGGCGCGCGCGTCCTCGTCGCCTGCGCCGAGCTCACCCTCATCCTCTTCCGCGCGCCCGACGAGGCCCACGTCGACACCCTCATCATGCAGGCCCTCTTCGGCGACGGCGCGGGCGCGGTGATCGTCGGTGCCGAGCCCGACGGCACCGCCGAGAGCCCGGTTTTCGAGATGGTGGCCGCCTCGCAGAGCGTGATACCTGAGAGTGACCTCTCCGCGGCGGGAAGGCTCCGCGAAGACGGCCTCGTCTTTAACCCTTCCTTCGAGATGCCGGCGCTCATCCGGGAAAACATCGAGCGGAGCATGGCTGACGCGCTCGGGCCACTCGGCTTGAGCGGGTGCTGGAACGACCTTTTCTGGGCGGTGCATCCTGGCGGGCGGGCGATCTTGGACAGCGTGGAGGCGGGGCTTCGGTTGGAGCCCAAGAAGTTGGCGGCTAGCCGACATGTACTGAACGAGTACGGGAACATGTCCGGGCCGACAGTGATCTTTGTGCTCGACGAGATCCGGCGCCGCCGTGACGAGCAGGCGCTGGGGTGCCACAGTTTGGGTGTGTTGGTTGGGCTCGGACCGGGGGTCACAGTTGAGACCATGGTGTTACATGCCAATGGTAGCTAA